Proteins encoded within one genomic window of Episyrphus balteatus chromosome 1, idEpiBalt1.1, whole genome shotgun sequence:
- the LOC129907550 gene encoding LOW QUALITY PROTEIN: uncharacterized protein LOC129907550 (The sequence of the model RefSeq protein was modified relative to this genomic sequence to represent the inferred CDS: deleted 1 base in 1 codon; substituted 1 base at 1 genomic stop codon), which produces INNNNNNNNNNNNNNNNNNNNNNNNNNNNNNNNNNNNNNNNNNNNNNNNNNNNNNNNNNNNNNNNNNNNNNNNNNNNNNNNNNNMYEMETNTNTNRVRIFAQTSVEAAATGAGSSTQRDESPVAPQLTQQQSATSAAQDTLGTTRAGRSRQRIQWTNEMNEYVLRCYYTVTHCEDQQYRTLYRRAMYNMFIDRYGSFGNRINENNLARRKDAIIANEYIERDRRQRIAAEIASQLAEPPPAAPITNPTTSNQQPGQETQQIQTSPELEPSQTNPDVDHQSPYSNIGATEQIIQLSTPNSTQHLKDSFILAQIEFEGMDPSLRPKIPRIYETKKLEEILNSINSEILPNYLHEDMEILNLNSLIYVSAVTAIRALGKNPIPLPENFNSNSRSFIPKWRKRLEIKIEKLRQDIGRLTSFKSGSGSSRLLRHIKQIINPRHLSSITMNQITEILDRKCQKLLAYTKRLKRYTESNKRKTENTLFQQNQRTFYRQTSTQTEISTNPKFPPLDKTEEFWKNIWSNAKMYNENAPWIADAASRTNHIAHMHHQLISKDEISEAISMTSNWKSPGVDKLQNIWLKKLTVTHDQLAKCFNHILLLSSTPPQFFTSGLTYLLPKGSPCEDPSKYRPITCLSTSYKLFTRILTNRIYHHCSINNIISDEQKGCRRQSMGCKDQLISDSVITGLALRKKRNLSMAFIDYQKAFDSMPHNYLIKVLELYKIHPTIVMCLANLMTTWNTQLCQENSLSKPIFIKRGIFQGDSLSSLWFCIGVNPLSNLLAKVRSGFTIRTETFDHTINHLLYVDDLKLYANKREKLYQMIEIVKSFSSDIEMEFGLEKCKMIHLVKGKIDDKNEGCKIDQDKIIENLQNGESYKYLGFLQLKGINHSNIKDKLTSQFRTRLKIIMKSSLNAGNKCKAINTWAIPLLTYSFGVIKWSPTDISRLEMLIRTTMTNYRSHHPQSAKERTSLPRKLGGLGIADLSQLHYNQVMNLRQYFQCSHSLLLKAVALTDEGFTPLNLSSDTLQCPQNVKSIDEQITQWKSKPIHGVHPHELHMDHIDQQCSNLWLTQGKLFSETEGFVIAIQDKVIGTRNYRKFVLKESVDDRCRRCGESGETIEHIISGCSAFVSFEYTHRHNNVAKLVHQQLALNNGLLTEHLPYYKYEPLPVLESQTKKLYWDRSVSTDQHIPANRPDIILFHKREKKIEIFDIAVPLNRNLQSTYSTKISKYAALAVELKALYNDSAVSISPIVISATGLVPKHLCSNLEKHKNNNNNNNNNNNNNNNNNNNNNNNNNNNNNNNNNNNNNNNNNNNNNNNNNNNNNNNNNNNNNNNNNNNNNXYNNNNNNNNNNNNNNNNNNNNNNNNNNNNNNNNNNNNNNNNNNNNNNNNNNNNNNNNNNNNNNNNKNKNNNNNNNNNNNNNNNNNNNNNNNNNNNNNNNNNNNNNNNNNNNNNNNNNNNNNNNNNNNNNNNNNNNNNNNNNNNNNNNNNNNNNNNNNNNNNNNNNNNNNNNNNNNNNNNNNNNNNNNNNNNNNNNNNNNNNNNNNNNNNNNNNNNNNN; this is translated from the exons attaataataataataataataataataataataataataataataataataataataataataataataataataataataataataataataataataataataataataataataataataataataataataataataataataataataataataataataataataataataataataataataataataataataataataataataataataataataataataataataataataataataat ATGTATGAAATGGAAACCAATACAAACACAAACCGAGTGAGGATATTCGCTCAAACGTCGGTAGAAGCTGCGGCTACCGGCGCGGGCTCGTCTACGCAAAGAGATGAGTCGCCAGTGGCACCACAATTAACACAACAACAATCTGCGACAAGTGCTGCCCAAGACACTCTTGGGACCACCAGAGCAGGCCGAAGTAGACAGCGTATCCAATGGActaatgaaatgaatgaatatGTCCTACGCTGCTACTACACAGTAACCCACTGCGAAGACCAGCAATATAGAACTTTATACAGAAGGGCAATGTACAACATGTTTATAGACCGTTATGGAAGCTTCGGGAACAGAATTAACGAAAACAACCTAGCCAGACGAAAAGACGCTATTATTGCTAACGAATATATTGAACGAGACCGAAGGCAGAGGATTGCAGCTGAAATAGCATCTCAGCTCGCTGAACCACCACCTGCAGCCCCAATCACGAACCCTACAACCTCAAATCAACAACCAGGCCAGGAGACCCAACAAATCCAAACGTCACCAGAATTAGAGCCATCACAAACTAATCCAGATGTAGATCACCAATCGCCATACAGTAACATCGGTGCCACAGAACAAATTATCCAACTGTCTACACCAAACAGCACACAACACCTGAAAGATTCGTTTATTCTAGCCCAGATTGAATTCGAAGGAATGGATCCTTCCTTAAGGCCGAAAATTCCAAGAATCTATGAAACCAAAAAACTTGAAGAAATCCTGAACTCCATCAATTCGGAAATTCTTCCCAATTATCTACACGAAGACATGGAGATCCTAAATCTTAATTCTTTAATCTATGTCTCCGCAGTTACAGCTATTAGAGCCTTAGGAAAGAATCCCATTCCATTACCAGAAAATTTCAATAGTAATAGTCGCTCTTTTATCCCAAAATGGAGAAAAAGACTAGAAATAAAAATAGAGAAACTAAGACAAGATATTGGAAGACTAACATCCTTTAAAAGTGGATCTGGATCAAGCAGGCTTCTTAGacatataaaacaaataattaaccCACGACATCTTTCATCAATTACTATGAATCAAATTACTGAAATACTCGacagaaaatgtcaaaaacttcTGGCATATACTAAGCGCTTAAAACGGTATACTGAAAGTAACAAGAGAAAAACCGAAAATACACTCTTTCAACAAAACCAACGAACCTTCTATCGGCAAACCTCTACACAAACGGAAATAAGCACTAATCCTAAATTTCCACCATTGGATAAAACAGAAGAATTTTGGAAGAATATATGGAGTAATGCTAAAATGTATAATGAAAATGCTCCTTGGATAGCTGATGCGGCAAGTCGTACTAATCACATAGCACATATGCATCATCAACTCATAAGCAAAGATGAGATATCGGAAGCTATTTCCATGACCAGCAATTGGAAATCACCAGGTGTTGATAAACTACAAAATATATGGTTGAAAAAACTCACAGTTACCCATGATCAACTAGCTAAATGCTTCAACCACATTTTACTACTATCATCAACCCCTCCACAGTTTTTCACATCTGGCCTAACCTATCTTCTTCCTAAAGGTTCTCCATGTGAGGACCCATCAAAGTACCGTCCCATAACCTGCTTATCAACATCATATAAACTTTTCACTAGGATTCTAACAAACAGAATCTATCACCACTGCTCCATCAATAATATCATCTCTGATGAGCAAAAAGGCTGTAGAAGGCAATCTATGGGCTGCAAGGATCAACTTATTTCTGACTCTGTCATAACAGGACTAGCTCTGAGAAAGAAAAGAAATCTCAGCATGGCCTTTATCGACTATCAGAAGGCATTTGACTCCATGCCACATAATTATCTTATTAAGGTTCTAGAACTATATAAAATACATCCAACTATAGTCATGTGTCTAGCAAATCTGATGACAACATGGAACACACAATTATGTCAAGAAAACTCTCTTAGCAAACCTATCTTTATAAAAAGAGGGATTTTTCAAGGTGACTCACTTAGCTCACTTTGGTTCTGTATCGGAGTCAATCCTCTCAGTAACCTTTTGGCCAAAGTAAGATCTGGATTCACCATCAGAACAGAAACCTTTGACCACACCATTAACCACCTGCTTTATGTTGATGACCTTAAACTCTACGCCAACAAAAGAGAAAAGCTCTATCAAATGATAGAAATAGTCAAAAGTTTTAGTTCTGATATCGAAATGGAATTTGGCCttgaaaaatgcaaaatgaTTCACCTGGTTAAAGGAAAAATTGATGACAAAAACGAAGGATGCAAAATTGACCAagacaaaataattgaaaatctgcAAAATGGTGAATCTTATAAATACCTCGGATTTCTGCAACTCAAAGGAATCAACCATTCCAACATCAAGGATAAATTGACGTCTCAATTTCGAACACGGTTGAAAATTATCATGAAGTCAAGCCTTAATGCGGGAAATAAATGCAAAGCCATCAATACCTGGGCAATACCTCTGTTGACATATTCCTTTGGAGTTATTAAATGGTCTCCCACTGATATATCAAGACTGGAAATGCTAATCCGCACGACGATGACAAACTACAGAAGCCACCACCCACAAAGCGCAAAAGAACGAACATCACTACCGCGTAAACTAGGTGGACTTGGCATTGCAGATCTTAGCCAGTTGCATTATAACCAAGTTATGAACCTCCGTCAATATTTCCAATGTAGTCACTCTCTTTTGTTAAAGGCAGTGGCACTAACTGATGAAGGATTTACCCCACTGAACCTCAGTTCGGATACTCTACAATGTCCACAAAATGTTAAGAGTATCGATGAACAAATCACCCAATGGAAATCAAAACCCATTCATGGAGTCCATCCCCACGAACTGCATATGGATCACATTGATCAGCAGTGTTCAAACCTATGGCTTACACAGGGTAAACTCTTCTCCGAAACCGAAGGTTTTGTAATAGCCATTCAAGACAAAGTAATAGGAACAAGAAATTATCGTAAATTTGTTCTCAAAGAATCTGTGGACGACAGATGCCGACGATGTGGAGAGAGTGGAGAAACCATTGAACATATCATATCTGGATGTAGTGCTTTTGTTTCATTCGAATATACGCATAGGCATAATAATGTCGCAAAACTCGTGCACCAACAACTAGCACTCAATAATGGCCTCCTCACAGAGCATTTGCCATATTACAAATACGAACCTCTTCCTGTGCTTGAAAgtcaaaccaaaaaactttattGGGATAGAAGTGTATCTACAGATCAACACATTCCCGCTAATAGACCTGACATTATATTATTTCATAAAAGGGAGAAAAAGATAGAGATTTTTGATATAGCAGTTCCGCTGAATCGAAACCTTCAGTCAACTTACTCcacaaaaatttcgaaatacGCAGCTCTAGCAGTTGAACTAAAAGCATTATATAATGATTCTGCAGTAAGCATTTCTCCGATTGTCATATCTGCTACTGGACTGGTACCTAAACATCTATGCTCAAATCTGGAGAAGCACAAA aataataataataataataataataataataataataataataataataataataataataataataataataataataataataataataataataataataataataataataataataataataataataataataataataataataataataataataataataataataataataataataataataataataataataattaatataataataataataataataataataataataataataataataataataataataataataataataataataataat aataataataataataataataataataataataataataataataataataataataataataataataataataataataataataataataataataataataataataataaaaataaaaataataataataataataataataataataataataataataataataataataataataataataataataataataataataataataataataataataataataataataataataataataataataataataataataataataataataataataataataataataataataataataataataataataataataataataataataataataataataataataat aataataataataataataataataataataataataataataataataataataataataataataataataataataataataataataataataataataataataataataataataataataataataataataataataataataataataataataataataataataataataataataataataataataataataataataat
- the LOC129907284 gene encoding lipase member I-like produces the protein MFSKILKYCLLLNFNLLLVSQEVAARVEAYETTLIFYYGPKFTDFQRYKLSNAAEILYNPHFKYGETHLYLHGWHESQTMPDIQTIVDAYLKRNDINLIVVDWGKAAAERYVEASFKNIELLAPVLADSILDLYRAGIHRKDLRVVAHSLGAQLAGMTSRHIMWKSNGNIKIHRLELLDAAFPLFFLGILPKVNKNDADFVQAIHTGSGTYGQPKPIGHVDFWPNYGRKQPGCSNRLIVIPFTMEDLCSHQRSWRFWAESVANVYGTNPRFLALPFSNAYNTIPTEMGINCPISARGNKWLRTNNEPLFARGKYGLL, from the exons ATGTTCTctaagattttaaaatattgtttgttgcttaattttaatttgttgttaGTTTCTCAAGAAGTTGCAGCAAGAGTTGAAGCTTACGAAACAACACTTATATTTTACTATGG ACCAAAATTCACAGATTTTCAGCGTTATAAACTCTCAAATGCAGCAGAAATTTTGTACAATCCTCATTTCAAGTATGGTGAAACCCATTTGTATTTACATGGTTGGCATGAATCACAAACCATGCCTGATATTCAAACTATTGTTGATGCTTATTTGAAGCGAAATGATATCAATCTTATCGTAGTCGATTGGGGTAAGGCTGCTGCAGAACGTTACGTGGAAGCTTCATTCAAAAACATCGAATTG ttggctccTGTACTTGCTGATTCGATTTTAGACTTATATAGAGCTGGAATTCACCGTAAGGACCTTAGGGTAGTTGCACATTCTTTGGGAGCTCAGTTGGCTGGAATGACGAGCCGGCATATCATGTGGAAGTCAaatggaaatattaaaattcatcg gttagaaCTTTTAGATGCAGCTTTTCCACTCTTTTTCTTAGGAATATTaccaaaagtaaataaaaatgatgCAGACTTTGTTCAAGCTATTCACACTGGATCTGGAACTTATGGTCAGCCAAAGCCTATAGGTCATGTAGATTTTTGGCCAAATTATGGTCGTAAACAGCCGGGATGTTCTAATAGACTTATAGTGATTCCATTTACTATGGaag atctttGCAGTCATCAACGATCATGGAGATTTTGGGCAGAAAGTGTTGCCAATGTATATGGTACTAATCCGAGATTCTTAGCTTTGCCTTTTTCAAATGCTTACAATACAATACCAACTGAAATGGGAATCAATTGTCCAATAAG TGCTAGAGGTAATAAATGGCTTAGAACTAATAACGAACCCTTATTTGCAAGGGGAAAGTATGGATTATTATGA